In Tachysurus fulvidraco isolate hzauxx_2018 chromosome 3, HZAU_PFXX_2.0, whole genome shotgun sequence, a single window of DNA contains:
- the LOC113646654 gene encoding cingulin — MSASASGRKTPVDYGVQIRFINDLHETGGGGGGGGGGGGGGGGRRDGSGKSSSRYGVAVRVQGIAGQPYVVLKDGKKGDSYGVQLRTPSYSSLPRRREDGIEDSQYLPTSDSSVLRRAQSHGSLLDRESDYNDTEFGRPNGDGRSGSYNNLEGGMGAGVERNRWRGSHQAGLNGSLEQENLRGRNSYYESSSDAVNPSQERRTKNGGSSSVGQAGSVRGSSRGSTAGVSARNGPNTVTPVLSPAQLVPPNEYASPPSSSPVSGYNRPSRTSESVAKMTAVPSSGLNDNWSAVDAHVTPDLLRDQSQSSGSEFSSEEDQIQQIIYGVLRKGSNDSDAVIKRRVRLICDKIQGLKINQSELVLKEQLEQSLDENVNLQEQLIRKKTELDQAHSEMIQLRMERENAESRVRQLDDQLAGMQEELRRETDNRADGDMLQEDLLALRSELAEMAALRQRQEDTLRQRERELTALKGALKDEVSTHDREMETLRQQYSQDMEKLRASMQQVSQSQAGIEAERQRVNSTVRSLQQQVEESKEEVSHWREQFQTTRDELRNTKQELLQARLDKDEFEEELQELQEKLSIMKQQIPDVKQNDNHKQELERSRASLKQAEAEIEKLKRDLDKKTMEIISLKRTNQELDAEQKYEIDRLKDQLRKDKEELAKVHEKSKQLADPALVESVRGEMHAVRGEAERLRSNLLLAEEDLQKERERLTLFQTEMSTVSNEREALEEANSRLKDKLARLESTMQEQVSQNMEAEQELQVENRKLRQQLEDTKRSSTKLSQERDELSRAIEERDRDRDTVRKENTQLDEQKKQLEKTVDKLNKEIERLTADSSVSVRLLQSQFDEQKEKWKKEQQDLQKINKEKSSELEKSQMTLRSLKEELSRLKKELQSYYEEKDNAVLDREMLVNRVKNLEGELESQRNTFNDRARDLRSMEEKVKRLDLELDEEKNSVELLTDRITRSRDQIEQLRSELMQERSSKQDLELDKNALERQLKEYKSRIKEMEGQSRSSTNVSQLESKLQDLEERLRNEESDKNTALSAQRRLERKLKELSMTLDEDRQQITEQRDQLALRVKALKRQVDEGEEEVERLEGSRRKAIRDMEEQMEQKEALQTRVTALENELKRKIQQARLISVASPGLSSDDDDESLFDSSTITSILTESNLQTSSC; from the exons ATGTCTGCATCTGCCTCGGGTAGAAAAACCCCAGTGGATTATGGGGTTCAGATCCGCTTCATAAATGACCTGCATGAAACAGGAGGTggaggcggaggaggaggaggaggaggaggaggaggaggaggacgtcGAGATGGCTCGGGGAAATCCTCGTCCCGTTATGGTGTGGCTGTCAGGGTGCAGGGCATCGCGGGCCAGCCATATGTAGTGCTCAAGGACGGAAAGAAGGGAGATTCTTATGGAGTGCAGCTCCGAACCCCATCTTACAGCAGCTTGCCCag GAGACGGGAGGATGGAATAGAGGACAGCCAATATCTTCCCACCTCAGACAGCAGCGTGTTGCGACGGGCTCAGTCTCACGGCTCTCTACTGGACCGAGAGAGTGACTACAACGACACAGAGTTCGGGCGCCCTAATGGAGACGGGCGCTCCGGGAGCTACAACAACTTGGAAGGAGGGATGGGTGCAGGGGTTGAAAGGAACCGGTGGAGAGGCTCCCACCAAGCAGGGCTGAACGGCTCTTTAGAGCAGGAAAATCTGAGAGGAAGGAACAGTTACTACGAGTCGTCTTCTGACGCCGTTAATCCATCACAGGAGAGACGCACCAAAAATGGAGGAAGCAGTTCTGTTGGACAAGCCGGCAGTGTCAGAGGCTCCTCCAGGGGAAGCACTGCTGGTGTCAGCGCAAGAAATGGGCCTAACACTGTAACTCCCGTCCTTTCTCCCGCTCAGTTGGTGCCTCCAAATGAATACGCATCTCCTCCGTCTTCCTCACCCGTTTCGGGATACAACAGACCGAGCCGAACCTCTGAATCTGTGGCCAAGATGACCGCTGTGCCTTCCTCTGGTTTAAATGATAATTGGTCAGCAGTAGATGCTCAT GTGACTCCTGATCTTCTGAGGGATCAAAGTCAGAGCTCTGGGTCAGAGTTCAGCAGCGAGGAGGATCAGATCCAGCAGATAATCTACGGTGTTCTACGTAAGGG GAGCAACGACAGCGACGCTGTAATCAAACGCAGAGTCCGACTCATCTGCGATAAGATCCAGGGGCTCAAG ATCAACCAATCAGAACTTGTGCTTAAGGAACAGCTGGAACAGAGTCTGGATGAAAATGTCAATCTGCAGGAACAGCTGATCAGGAAGAAGACTGAATTAGATCAGGCCCATTCTGA GATGATTCAGTTGCGTATGGAGAGGGAGAATGCAGAGTCTCGTGTAAGACAGCTAGACGACCAGCTAGCAGGGATGCAGGAGGAGCTGAGGAGAGAGACGGACAACAGAGCAGACGGTGACATGCTGCAGGAG GATTTGCTGGCGCTGCGCAGTGAGCTGGCTGAAATGGCAGCACTGCGTCAGAGACAGGAGGACActctgagacagagagagcgagagctgACTGCACTGAAAGGTGCCCTGAAGGACGAGGTGTCCACCCATGACCGAGAGATGGAGACGCTTCGACAACAATACAGCCAAGACATGGAGAAACTAAGGGCCAGCATGCAACAGGTTtcccag TCTCAGGCAGGCATAGAAGCAGAGCGCCAGCGAGTGAACTCTACAGTTCGCTCCCTACAGCAACAGGTGGAGGAAAGCAAAGAGGAAGTCAGCCACTGGAGAGAGCAGTTCCAGACCACCAGAGATGAGCTCCGCAACACCAAACAAGA GCTTCTCCAGGCTAGATTAGATAAAGACGAGTTTGAAGAGGAGCTACAAGAGCTGCAAGAGAAACTGAGCATCATGAAACAGCAGATCCCTGATGTCAAACAAAATGACAACCACAAACAG GAGCTGGAGCGTAGCCGTGCATCACTGAAGCAAGCCGAAGCAGAGATCGAGAAATTAAAACGGGACCTCGACAAGAAGACTATGGAGATCATTTCTTTGAAAAGGACCAATCAGGAACTGGATGCCGAGCAGAAATATGAGATCGACAGGCTGAAGGACCAGTTACGGAAAGATAAGGAGGAGTTGGCTAAAGTTCATGAGAAATCCAAGCAG CTTGCTGATCCTGCATTGGTGGAGTCTGTGCGTGGGGAAATGCATGCAGTGCGCGGAGAGGCGGAGCGTCTGCGAAGTAACTTGCTTTTGGCTGAGGAGGAtctacagaaagaaagagagagactcacCTTGTTCCAAACAGAAATGAGCACGGTCTCAAATGAACGAGAGGCTCTAGAGGAGGCTAACTCGCGCCTCAAAGACAAACTCGCACGTCTGGAG TCCACGATGCAGGAACAAGTTTCACAGAATATGGAGGCAGAGCAGGAGCTGCAGGTGgagaacagaaagctgaggcaGCAGCTGGAGGACACCAAACGCAGCAGCACCAAATTGAGCCAGGAAAGAGACGAACTGTCTCGAGCAATAGAGGAGCGAGACCGGGATAGGGACACTGTCCGCAAGGAAAACACACAGCTGGACgaacaaaagaaacagcttGAAAAGACAGTGGACAAACTCAACAAAGAG atCGAGCGCTTGACCGCTGATTCCAGTGTCTCTGTGCGGCTGTTACAGTCTCAGTTCGACGAGCAGAAAGAAAAGTGGAAGAAGGAGCAGCAGGACCTGCAGAAGATCAACAAGGAGAAAAGCAGTGAGCTGGAAAAATCCCAGATGACTTTGCGTTCCCTCAAGGAGGAG TTGTCTCGTCTGAAGAAAGAGCTGCAGTCATACTATGAGGAAAAGGATAATGCTGTTCTGGACAGAGAGATGTTAGTGAACCGCGTCAAAAACCTGGAAGGAGAGCTGGAGAGTCAACGCAACACGTTCAACGACCGTGCTCGTGACCTCCGCAGCATGGAG gaAAAAGTCAAGCGCTTGGATCTGGAGCTGGACGAGGAGAAGAACAGCGTGGAGCTCCTGACCGACAGAATAACCAGGAGCCGAGACCAG ATTGAGCAGCTGCGTTCAGAGCTAATGCAGGAAAGATCATCCAAACAAGACCTAGAGCTGGACAAAAATGCCCTGGAGAGACAG CTTAAGGAGTATAAATCCCGTATAAAAGAAATGGAGGGCCAGTCCCGTAGTTCCACCAATGTTTCTCAGCTAGAGAGCAAACTACAGGATTTGGAGGAGCGGCTACGTAATGAAGAAAG TGATAAAAATACAGCACTTTCCGCACAACGCCGTCTGGAGAGGAAGCTGAAAGAGCTGTCTATGACTCTGGATGAGGACAGACAGCAGATAACTGAGCAGAGAGATCAG CTGGCTCTGCGCGTGAAGGCACTGAAGAGGCAGGTGgatgagggagaggaagaggtaGAGCGGTTGGAGGGATCGCGGAGGAAAGCAATAAGAGACATGGAGGAGCAAATGGAACAAAAAGAGGCGCTACAGACTCGAGTCACAGCACTGGAGAATGAACTCAA GAGGAAGATCCAGCAAGCCCGACTCATTTCAGTGGCCTCTCCAGGTCTCAGCTCAGATGATGACGATGAAAGCCTGTTTGACTCCTCAACCATCACCTCCATCCTCACAGAGAGCAATTTACAGACCAGCTCCTGCTAG